A stretch of DNA from Chloroflexota bacterium:
CGTCGAACAGCCAGGTGTGCTCGTCGTCGGATGGCACGAACATGTGAGGCGAATAGTCGAGGTACACGGACCACGGGATGATCACCGGTGTCATGCTGATCACCTGGCGGCCGGGGTCCGACGGGTCCGGCCTGGTCACGCCGTACCGGAACCCGTAGGGTGTGTCCACCATCTCGTTCTTCTGGTCGCGGGGGATTCGAACCAGCGGATAGCCCTTCGCGACCAGCGCCTGGATCTGGTCCTCCGTCCAGTGCATGTATTCGAAGCCGGCGTGCAGAGCGTTGTTGTGGGCGCTATCCGTCGTCCCCTCAACTCCCTGAAGGTAACTGCACGCGTAGTCGATCTTCCCGACCACGAGCGAGCTATCGTCGAGGCTCATCCACCAGTAGTCGGGGAGCGCCGGCTGTCGGTCTGGCGGGCCCATGTAGGCCCAAACCACCTGGGCGCGCTCGTAGGTGGGATACGCGTTCGCGCGCACGTGGAACTTGATCATGCTCTCGACCGGTTCGCACGGGGTGTCGAGGATCTTCCCGTCCGCCGCGATCTTCCACCCATGGTAGAGGCAGCGGATGCCCCCCTCCTCGTTCCGACCAAAAAAGAGGGAGGCGCCCCGGTGCGGGCACCGCTCCTGCATCACGCCCACGCGCCCATCGGAATCGCGGAACGCGATGAGGTCCTCGCCGAGGAGGCGAAGGCGAATGGGGTCACAGTCGGGCTCCGGAAGTTCCTCGGAGAGGCAGGCGGGGACCCAGTAACGCCGCATCAGCTCGCCCATCGGCGTACCACGACCGACGCGGCAAAGGATTTCGTTCTCCTCCGGGGTAAGCGACATATGGTCACTCCTGAATCGAGACTGGTCGCGCCGGGTGTGGCGCTCGAGACGCTGGGCCGCCGTGTGAAACGATTGCGCGATAGTACCCGCTGCCGGTCCATAGGGCAAGTCATTGGCCCGGAGCAACGCCGGCCGCCCAACGTCGAGCGGTCAGACGCGCTCGTACAGGCGCGGCGTCGCCACGAGCAGCTCCTCAGGGTGCCGCCAGTCCTTCGGCGATCGCCCCTCGGCGATGGCGCGCAGGTCGCGGCTCCACAGCGTTCGCAGGAGGACGAGTCCCACATCGGAGCTGCCGAGGCGCTCGTGCTCTCGGTCGGCGATGGCTCCCTGCCCAACCTGGGTCACGTCGTCGCCGACGGGAAAATACATCTCGCCCATCTCGATGTCGTCCACG
This window harbors:
- a CDS encoding Rieske 2Fe-2S domain-containing protein, whose product is MSLTPEENEILCRVGRGTPMGELMRRYWVPACLSEELPEPDCDPIRLRLLGEDLIAFRDSDGRVGVMQERCPHRGASLFFGRNEEGGIRCLYHGWKIAADGKILDTPCEPVESMIKFHVRANAYPTYERAQVVWAYMGPPDRQPALPDYWWMSLDDSSLVVGKIDYACSYLQGVEGTTDSAHNNALHAGFEYMHWTEDQIQALVAKGYPLVRIPRDQKNEMVDTPYGFRYGVTRPDPSDPGRQVISMTPVIIPWSVYLDYSPHMFVPSDDEHTWLFDVRTRGGRPFDRERELAARGERVGIDLGSDHRKLRTLEMNYLQDRKAMRERKESWSYSGMPWGKPIQDMSVTESMGRIYDRQGEHLGVHDAMVVRLREVLLAAIRRFEETGETPAADPSIDWSKIRGGTAVVPAGTPWSAVEYPDPALAAAGVR